A single Pan troglodytes isolate AG18354 chromosome 19, NHGRI_mPanTro3-v2.0_pri, whole genome shotgun sequence DNA region contains:
- the GP1BA gene encoding platelet glycoprotein Ib alpha chain, translated as MGLEERRTESSGTLEDALCLRRSFCLPVLMPLLLLLLLLPSPLHPHPICEVSKVASHLEVNCDKRNLTALPPDLPKDTTILHLSENLLYTFSLATLMPYTRLTQLNLDRCELTKLQVDGTLPVLGTLDLSHNQLQSLPLLGQTLPALTVLDVSFNRLTSLPLGALRGLGELQELYLKGNELKTLPPGLLTPTPKLEKLSLANNNLTELPAGLLNGLENLDTLLLQENSLYTIPKGFFGSHLLPFAFLHGNPWLCNCEILYFRRWLQDNAENVYVWKQGVDVKAMTSNVASVQCDNSDKFPVYEYPGKGCPTLGDEGDTDLYDYYPEEDTEGDKVRATRTVVKFPTKAHTTPWGLFYSWSTASLDSQMPSSLHPTLDSTKEQTTFPPRWTPNFTLHMESITFSKTPKSTTEPTPSPTTSEPVPEPAPNMTTLEPTPSPTTPEPTSEPAPSPTTPEPTSEPAPSPTTPEPTSEPAPSPTTPQLTSEPAPSLTTPEPTPIPTIATSPTILVSATSLITPKSTFLTTTKPVSLLESTKKTIPELDQPPKLRGVLQGHLESSRNDPFLHPDFCCLLPLGFYVLGLLWLLFASVVLILLLSWVGHVKPQALDSGQGAALTTATQTTHLELQRGRQVTVPRAWLLFLRGSLPTFRSSLFLWVRPNGRVGPLVAGRRPSALSQGRGQDLLGTVSIRYSGHSL; from the exons ATGGGGCTAGAAGAGAGAAGGACGGAGTCGAGTGGCACCCTAGAAGACGCTCTGTGCCTTCGGAGGTCTTTCTGCCTGCCT GTCCTCATGCCTCTCCTCCTCTTGCTGCTCCTGCTGCCAAGCCCCTTACACCCCCACCCCATCTGTGAGGTCTCCAAAGTGGCCAGCCACCTAGAAGTGAACTGTGACAAGAGGAATCTGACAGCGCTGCCTCCAGACCTGCCGAAAGACACAACCATCCTCCACTTGAGTGAGAACCTCCTGTACACCTTCTCCCTGGCAACCCTGATGCCTTACACTCGCCTCACTCAGCTGAACCTAGATAGGTGCGAGCTCACCAAGCTCCAGGTCGATGGGACGCTGCCAGTGCTGGGGACCCTGGATCTATCCCACAATCAGCTGCAAAGCCTGCCCTTGCTAGGGCAGACACTGCCTGCTCTCACCGTCCTGGACGTCTCCTTCAACCGGCTGACCTCGCTGCCTCTTGGTGCCCTGCGTGGTCTTGGCGAACTCCAAGAGCTCTACCTGAAAGGCAATGAGCTGAAGACCCTGCCCCCAGGGCTCCTGACGCCCACACCCAAGCTGGAGAAGCTCAGTCTGGCTAACAACAACTTGACTGAGCTCCCCGCTGGGCTCCTGAATGGGCTGGAGAATCTCGACACCCTTCTCCTCCAAGAGAACTCGCTGTATACGATACCAAAGGGCTTTTTTGGGTCCCACCTCCTGCCTTTTGCTTTTCTCCACGGGAACCCCTGGTTATGCAACTGTGAGATCCTCTATTTTCGTCGCTGGCTGCAGGACAATGCCGAAAATGTCTATGTATGGAAGCAAGGTGTGGACGTCAAGGCCATGACTTCTAACGTGGCCAGTGTGCAGTGTGACAATTCAGACAAGTTTCCCGTCTACGAATACCCAGGAAAGGGGTGCCCCACCCTTGGTGATGAAGGTGACACAGACCTATATGATTACTACCCAGAAGAGGACACTGAGGGCGATAAGGTGCGTGCCACAAGGACTGTGGTCAAGTTCCCCACCAAAGCCCATACAACCCCCTGGGGTCTATTCTACTCATGGTCCACTGCTTCTCTAGACAGCCAAATGCCCTCCTCCTTGCATCCAACACTAGACTCCACTAAGGAGCAGACCACATTCCCACCTAGATGGACCCCAAATTTCACACTTCACATGGAATCCATCACATTCTCCAAAACTCCAAAATCCACTACTGAACCAACCCCAAGCCCGACCACCTCAGAGCCCGTCCCGGAGCCCGCCCCAAACATGACCACCCTGGAGCCCACTCCAAGCCCGACCACCCCAGAGCCCACCTCAGAGCCCGCCCCCAGCCCGACCACCCCAGAGCCCACCTCAGAGCCCGCCCCCAGCCCGACCACCCCAGAGCCCACCTCAGAGCCCGCCCCCAGCCCGACCACCCCACAGCTCACCTCAGAGCCCGCCCCAAGCCTGACCACTCCGGAGCCCACCCCAATCCCGACCATCGCCACAAGCCCGACCATCCTGGTGTCTGCCACAAGCCTGATCACTCCAAAAAGCACATTTTTAACTACCACAAAACCCGTATCACTCTTAGAATCCACCAAAAAAACCATCCCTGAACTTGATCAGCCACCAAAGCTCCGTGGGGTGCTCCAAGGGCATTTGGAGAGCTCCAGAAATGACCCTTTTCTCCACCCCGACTTTTGCTGCCTCCTCCCCCTGGGCTTCTATGTCTTGGGTCTCCTCTGGCTGCTCTTTGCCTCTGTGGTCCTCATCCTGCTGCTGAGCTGGGTCGGGCATGTGAAACCACAGGCCCTGGACTCTGGCCAAGGTGCTGCTCTGACCACAgccacacaaaccacacacctGGAGCTGCAGAGGGGACGGCAAGTGACGGTGCCCCGGGCCTGGCTGCTCTTCCTTCGAGGTTCGCTCCCCACTTTCCGCTCCAGCCTCTTCCTGTGGGTACGGCCTAATGGCCGTGTGGGGCCTCTAGTGGCAGGGAGGAGGCCCTCAGCTCTGAGTCAGGGTCGTGGTCAGGACCTGCTGGGCACAGTGAGCATTAGGTACTCTGGCCACAGCCTCTGA
- the SLC25A11 gene encoding mitochondrial 2-oxoglutarate/malate carrier protein has product MAATASAGAGGIDGKPRTSPKSVKFLFGGLAGMGATVFVQPLDLVKNRMQLSGEGAKTREYKTSFHALTSILKAEGLRGIYTGLSAGLLRQATYTTTRLGIYTVLFERLTGADGTPPGFLLKAVIGMTAGATGAFVGTPAEVALIRMTADGRLPADQRRGYKNVFNALIRITREEGVLTLWRGCIPTMARAVVVNAAQLASYSQSKQFLLDSGYFSDNILCHFCASMISGLVTTAASMPVDIAKTRIQNMRMIDGKPEYKNGLDVLFKVVRYEGFFSLWKGFTPYYARLGPHTVLTFIFLEQMNKAYKRLFLSG; this is encoded by the exons ATGGCGGCGACGGCGAGTGCCGGGGCCGGCGGGATAGACGGGAAGCCCCGTACCTCCCCTAAGTCCGTCAAGTTCCTGTTTGGGGGCCTGGCCGG GATGGGAGCTACAGTTTTTGTCCAGCCCCTGGACCTGGTGAAGAACCGGATGCAGTTGAGCGGGGAAGGGGCCAAGACTCGAGAGTACAAAACCAGCTTCCATGCCCTCACCAGTATCCTGAAGGCAGAAGGCCTGAGGGGCATTTACACTGG GCTGTCGGCTGGCCTGCTGCGTCAGGCCACCTACACCACTACCCGCCTTGGCATCTATACCGTGCTGTTTGAGCGCCTGACTGGGGCTGATGGTACTCCCCCTGGCTTTCTGCTGAAGGCTGTGATTGGCATGACCGCAGGTGCCACTGGTGCCTTTGTGGGAACACCAGCCGAAGTGGCTCTTATCCGCATGACTGCTGATGGCCG GCTTCCAGCTGACCAGCGCCGTGGCTACAAAAATGTGTTTAACGCCCTGATTCGAATCACCCGGGAAGAGGGTGTCCTCACACTGTGGCGG GGCTGCATCCCTACCATGGCTCGGGCCGTCGTCGTCAATGCTGCCCAGCTTGCCTCCTACTCCCAATCCAAGCAGTTCTTACTGGACTCAG GCTACTTCTCTGACAACATCTTGTGCCACTTCTGCGCCAGCATGATCAGCGGTCTTGTCACCACTGCTGCCTCCATGCCTGTGGACATTGCCAAGACCCG AATCCAGAACATGCGGATGATTGATGGGAAGCCGGAATACAAGAACGGGCTG GACGTGCTGTTCAAAGTTGTCCGCTACGAGGGCTTCTTCAGCCTGTGGAAGGGCTTCACGCCGTACTATGCCCGCCTGGGCCCCCACACCGTCCTCACCTTCATCTTCTTGGAGCAGATGAACAAGGCCTACAAGCGTCTCTTCCTCAGTGGCTGA